A genomic region of Mycobacterium sp. Aquia_213 contains the following coding sequences:
- a CDS encoding prepilin peptidase — protein MRATAAAVVLVWLVALSCHDIRRRRLPNLLTLPGAGLILVAACCLGRGVPALAGAAALTGLYLLVHLIAPAGMGAGDVKLAIGLGGLAGGFGVAVWFLAALAAPVLTVLLGVVCRAAPVPHGPSMCLATAGAVLLG, from the coding sequence GTGCGGGCGACAGCGGCGGCGGTGGTTCTGGTCTGGCTGGTGGCGCTGAGCTGCCACGACATCCGGCGACGCCGACTGCCCAACCTGCTGACGCTGCCCGGGGCCGGGCTGATCCTGGTGGCCGCCTGTTGCCTCGGGCGCGGCGTGCCCGCGCTGGCCGGAGCCGCGGCATTGACCGGGCTGTATCTGCTGGTGCACCTGATCGCGCCGGCCGGGATGGGAGCCGGCGACGTGAAACTGGCGATCGGCCTGGGCGGGCTGGCCGGCGGTTTCGGCGTCGCGGTCTGGTTTCTGGCGGCTTTGGCCGCGCCGGTGCTGACCGTGCTGCTGGGCGTGGTGTGCCGCGCCGCCCCGGTGCCCCACGGTCCGTCGATGTGCCTGGCCACCGCGGGTGCAGTGCTGCTCGGTTGA
- the ruvX gene encoding Holliday junction resolvase RuvX produces the protein MELAQHRLPDRPGDPNHDPGRGRRLGIDVGTVRIGVAASDPDGILATPVETVRRDRSGKHLRRLAELVTELEAVEVVVGLPRTLADRTGPSALDAIELAEALARRVSPTPVRLADERLTTVSAQRALRAAGVRAKEQRAVIDQAAAVAILQSWLDQRRATLAESGAQAAGDVIDGG, from the coding sequence GTGGAATTGGCACAGCATCGCTTGCCCGACCGGCCCGGCGACCCTAACCACGACCCCGGGCGGGGACGGCGGCTAGGCATCGACGTCGGCACCGTGCGCATCGGGGTGGCCGCCAGCGATCCCGACGGCATCCTGGCCACACCGGTGGAAACGGTGCGCCGGGACCGCTCCGGCAAGCACCTGCGACGGCTGGCCGAGCTCGTCACCGAACTGGAAGCGGTCGAGGTGGTCGTCGGGTTGCCCCGGACGCTGGCCGACCGCACCGGGCCGTCGGCGCTCGACGCGATCGAGCTGGCCGAGGCGCTGGCGCGGCGGGTTTCGCCCACGCCGGTGCGGCTCGCCGACGAACGACTGACCACCGTCAGCGCGCAGCGTGCCCTGCGCGCGGCGGGTGTGCGCGCCAAGGAGCAGCGGGCGGTGATCGACCAGGCGGCGGCCGTGGCGATCCTGCAGAGCTGGCTCGATCAGCGCCGGGCCACGCTGGCCGAGTCCGGGGCCCAGGCGGCGGGGGATGTCATCGATGGTGGATAG
- a CDS encoding B-4DMT family transporter — protein sequence MSNWMLRGLAFAGLMVVVRLFQGTIINAWQTQAGLVSVVLLLLFIIAVVVWGVMDGRSDAKANADPDRRADLAMTWLLAGLFAGILSGAVSWLIALFYKGLYTGGLINEVTTFAAFTALCVFLPGIIGVAVGRWRVDRNPPADRPGGPDEERADTDVFAAARSDEATTGAVAPEAQTSAVATAEREAPTEVLPTGRWGAPTETIPTTEDDAKTEVIRTDDPKKD from the coding sequence ATGAGTAACTGGATGCTGCGTGGATTGGCGTTCGCTGGGTTGATGGTGGTCGTCCGGTTGTTTCAGGGGACGATCATCAATGCGTGGCAGACGCAAGCCGGGCTGGTAAGTGTCGTACTGCTTCTCCTCTTCATCATCGCCGTAGTCGTGTGGGGGGTGATGGACGGCCGGTCCGACGCCAAAGCCAATGCGGATCCGGATCGCCGCGCGGACCTGGCGATGACCTGGCTGCTGGCCGGCCTGTTCGCCGGGATTCTCAGCGGAGCCGTTTCGTGGCTCATCGCGCTGTTCTACAAGGGCCTCTACACCGGGGGCCTGATCAACGAGGTGACGACGTTCGCGGCGTTCACCGCGCTCTGCGTCTTCCTGCCCGGAATCATCGGGGTGGCCGTCGGCCGCTGGCGGGTGGACCGCAATCCCCCGGCCGACCGGCCAGGCGGGCCGGACGAGGAGCGGGCTGACACCGACGTGTTCGCCGCCGCCCGCAGCGACGAGGCCACGACGGGCGCCGTTGCGCCGGAGGCACAGACCTCGGCGGTGGCCACCGCCGAACGCGAAGCGCCCACCGAGGTGCTTCCGACGGGCCGATGGGGAGCGCCCACCGAGACGATCCCCACCACGGAAGACGACGCCAAGACCGAGGTCATTCGCACCGACGACCCGAAGAAGGACTAG
- the nusB gene encoding transcription antitermination factor NusB translates to MADGKSPRPSKGRHHARKRAVDLLFEAEARGLSPVEVADVRAVLAEANPDVKALHPYTVAVAHGVGDQSAHIDDLISSHLQGWTLDRLPAVDRAILRVAVWELLYADDVPEPVAVDEAVQLAKELSTDDSPGFVNGVLGQVMLVTPQIRAAAKAVRGAAVAAPTPENPEPPS, encoded by the coding sequence ATGGCGGACGGTAAATCGCCGAGGCCCAGCAAGGGACGCCATCATGCCCGTAAACGCGCGGTGGACTTGCTGTTCGAGGCCGAGGCGCGCGGCCTGAGCCCGGTCGAGGTGGCCGACGTGCGCGCCGTGCTGGCCGAAGCCAATCCCGACGTCAAGGCACTGCACCCGTATACGGTCGCGGTGGCGCATGGCGTCGGCGACCAGTCCGCCCATATCGACGACCTGATCAGCTCGCACCTGCAGGGGTGGACACTGGACCGGCTGCCCGCGGTCGACCGCGCGATCCTGCGAGTTGCGGTGTGGGAGTTGCTTTATGCCGACGACGTGCCGGAGCCGGTCGCGGTCGACGAGGCCGTGCAGCTGGCCAAGGAGTTGTCCACCGACGACTCACCGGGGTTCGTCAACGGGGTCCTCGGCCAGGTCATGCTGGTGACGCCGCAGATCCGGGCCGCCGCCAAGGCGGTCCGAGGGGCAGCGGTCGCCGCCCCGACACCGGAGAACCCCGAACCGCCGTCATGA
- the aroB gene encoding 3-dehydroquinate synthase, which yields MTEPTPPVTVQVAVDPPYPVVIGTGLLTELGELLGDRHRVAILYQPVLAQTAEAIRSYLVDKGVDAHRIEIPDAEAGKELPVVGFIWEVLGRIGIDRKDALVSLGGGAATDVAGFAAATWLRGVSIVHVPTTLLGMVDAAVGGKTGINTEAGKNLVGAFHQPLAVLVDLATLETLPHNEIVAGMAEVVKAGFIADPVILDLIEADPQAALDPKGDVLPELIRRAIAVKAEVVAADEKESELREILNYGHTLAHAIERRERYQWRHGAAVSVGLVFVAELARLTGRLDDDTAARHRAILTSLGLPVSYDPDALPQLLEYMAGDKKSRAGVLRFVVLDGLAKPGRLVGPDPGLLVTAYAGVCAP from the coding sequence ATGACAGAACCCACCCCGCCGGTCACCGTGCAGGTGGCCGTCGACCCGCCGTACCCGGTGGTGATCGGTACCGGCTTGCTCACCGAGTTGGGCGAACTGCTCGGCGACCGGCACCGGGTCGCGATCCTGTATCAACCGGTATTGGCGCAGACCGCCGAGGCGATCCGCAGCTACCTGGTCGACAAGGGCGTCGACGCACACCGCATCGAAATCCCGGACGCCGAGGCCGGAAAAGAATTGCCGGTCGTTGGCTTCATCTGGGAAGTGTTGGGCCGCATCGGAATTGACCGCAAGGACGCCCTGGTCAGCCTCGGCGGCGGCGCGGCCACGGATGTCGCGGGGTTTGCCGCGGCCACCTGGTTGCGTGGCGTCTCGATCGTGCATGTGCCGACGACGTTGCTGGGCATGGTCGACGCGGCGGTGGGCGGCAAGACCGGCATCAACACCGAGGCGGGCAAGAACCTGGTCGGCGCCTTCCATCAGCCGCTAGCCGTCCTGGTCGACCTGGCCACCCTGGAAACGTTGCCGCACAACGAAATCGTGGCCGGAATGGCCGAAGTGGTGAAGGCGGGGTTCATCGCCGATCCGGTGATCCTCGACCTCATCGAAGCCGACCCGCAGGCGGCGCTGGACCCCAAGGGTGACGTGCTGCCGGAGCTCATCCGTCGCGCGATCGCCGTCAAGGCCGAGGTCGTCGCCGCCGACGAAAAAGAATCCGAGCTGCGCGAAATCCTCAACTACGGACACACTTTGGCGCATGCCATCGAACGCCGGGAGCGCTACCAGTGGCGGCACGGTGCCGCGGTATCGGTGGGCTTGGTGTTCGTTGCCGAGCTCGCCCGGCTTACCGGCCGGCTCGACGACGACACCGCCGCGCGTCATCGCGCCATCCTGACCTCGTTGGGCCTGCCGGTGAGCTACGACCCCGACGCGCTGCCCCAGCTGCTGGAATATATGGCTGGAGACAAGAAGTCCCGCGCCGGTGTGCTGCGGTTCGTGGTTCTCGACGGGCTGGCCAAGCCGGGCCGGTTGGTGGGACCGGACCCGGGTCTGCTGGTGACGGCCTACGCGGGAGTCTGTGCGCCATGA
- the aroQ gene encoding type II 3-dehydroquinate dehydratase — MSKTVNVINGPNLGRLGRREPEVYGDTTHEQLAALIQREAVHLGLKAVVRQSDSEAELLDWIHLAADAGEPVILNAGGLTHTSVALRDACAELRAPLIEVHISNVYAREEFRHHSYLSPVATGVIVGLGVQGYLLALRYLVETRTSG; from the coding sequence ATGAGCAAGACAGTCAATGTGATCAACGGGCCGAACCTGGGCCGGCTGGGGCGGCGCGAACCCGAGGTGTACGGGGACACCACCCACGAGCAGCTGGCCGCGCTGATCCAACGTGAGGCCGTCCACCTGGGGCTCAAAGCCGTTGTGCGGCAAAGCGATAGCGAAGCCGAACTACTGGACTGGATTCATCTGGCCGCCGACGCGGGGGAGCCGGTGATTCTCAATGCCGGCGGCCTGACCCACACATCCGTGGCGCTTCGCGATGCCTGCGCCGAGCTGCGCGCCCCGCTGATCGAGGTGCACATCTCCAATGTGTATGCGCGCGAAGAGTTTCGGCATCACTCGTATCTCAGCCCGGTGGCGACCGGAGTGATCGTCGGGCTGGGCGTCCAGGGCTACCTGCTTGCGCTGCGCTACCTGGTCGAGACCAGGACCAGCGGCTAG
- a CDS encoding endolytic transglycosylase MltG, whose translation MVDSARDERAEPTAVGPPRHRTSRMARIKAERGRRRRRFTGRIVLGVLVVIVVAAVFVGSKMWHTVFGAGDDYSGDGKRDIVIQIQAGDSTTIVGETLLNQGVIKTVRAFINAAHGNAAINSIQPGFYRMRTEIPAASAVERLTDPGNRVGKLVIPEGRQLDDTTDMKTNKVNPGILTLISRATCVDLDGNKHCVSVDELRAAAGNTPPNVLSVPAWAIQPVTELGTDHRRIEGLIGPGTFNVDPSATPQNILANLISAGAAEYMQSGLVDTAAAMKLSPYDILVVASLVQQESNSQDFAKVAQVIYNRLNAHHTLEFDSTVNYPLDRREVATSDADRAQKTPWNTYVSPGLPATAICSPGIDALHAAEHPEPGDWLYFVTIDAQGTTLFTKDYKQHLANIELAKHNGVLDSTPR comes from the coding sequence ATGGTGGATAGCGCGCGGGACGAACGGGCCGAGCCGACCGCGGTCGGTCCACCCCGGCACCGCACCAGCCGGATGGCCCGGATCAAGGCCGAGCGCGGGCGCCGGCGGCGCCGTTTCACCGGCCGCATCGTCTTGGGCGTGCTCGTCGTGATCGTGGTGGCCGCGGTCTTCGTCGGCTCCAAGATGTGGCACACGGTGTTCGGCGCCGGGGACGACTACAGCGGAGACGGCAAGCGCGACATCGTGATTCAGATCCAAGCCGGCGACTCGACGACGATCGTCGGCGAGACGCTGCTCAACCAGGGTGTGATCAAGACCGTCCGGGCCTTCATCAACGCCGCGCACGGCAACGCCGCGATCAACTCGATCCAGCCGGGCTTCTACCGGATGCGCACCGAAATCCCGGCGGCTTCGGCTGTCGAGCGGCTGACGGACCCCGGCAACCGGGTGGGCAAACTGGTGATTCCGGAAGGGCGTCAGCTCGACGACACCACCGACATGAAGACCAACAAGGTCAACCCGGGAATCCTGACGCTGATCTCGCGCGCCACCTGTGTGGATCTCGACGGCAACAAGCACTGCGTCTCGGTGGACGAGCTGCGCGCGGCGGCGGGCAACACCCCGCCCAACGTGTTGTCGGTGCCGGCCTGGGCGATTCAGCCGGTCACCGAGCTGGGCACCGATCACCGCCGGATCGAGGGGCTGATCGGGCCCGGGACCTTCAACGTCGACCCGTCGGCCACGCCGCAGAACATCCTGGCGAACCTGATCAGCGCCGGGGCCGCGGAGTACATGCAGTCCGGGCTGGTGGACACCGCCGCGGCGATGAAGCTGTCGCCGTACGACATCCTGGTGGTGGCCTCGCTGGTGCAGCAGGAATCCAACTCGCAGGACTTCGCGAAAGTGGCGCAGGTCATCTACAACCGCCTGAACGCGCACCACACGCTGGAGTTCGATTCGACGGTGAACTATCCGCTGGACCGCCGCGAGGTGGCCACCAGCGACGCCGACCGGGCCCAGAAGACGCCGTGGAACACCTACGTCTCGCCGGGTCTGCCCGCCACGGCGATCTGTTCGCCCGGCATCGATGCGCTGCATGCCGCCGAGCATCCCGAGCCGGGTGACTGGTTGTACTTCGTCACCATCGACGCCCAGGGGACCACGCTGTTCACCAAGGACTACAAGCAGCATCTGGCCAATATCGAGCTGGCTAAGCACAACGGTGTCCTCGACAGCACGCCCCGCTAA
- a CDS encoding shikimate kinase produces MTPRAVLVGLPGSGKSTIGRRLAKAMGVGYVDTDVLIEQQTGRTIADIFATDGEQEFRRIEEAVVRAALADQDGVVSLGGGAVTTAGVCDALAGHTVIYLEIGAREGVRRTGGTSARPLLAGGNRAEKYRALMAQRTPLYRRVATLRVDTNRRNPGAVVRYIMSRLPQNTGAIT; encoded by the coding sequence GTGACCCCCAGGGCGGTACTCGTCGGATTGCCGGGCTCGGGCAAGTCGACCATCGGGCGTCGGCTGGCCAAGGCGATGGGCGTCGGCTATGTCGACACCGACGTGTTGATCGAGCAGCAGACCGGCCGCACGATCGCCGACATCTTCGCGACCGACGGGGAGCAGGAATTCCGCCGCATCGAGGAAGCCGTGGTGCGCGCGGCGCTGGCCGACCAGGACGGTGTCGTATCGCTCGGCGGCGGCGCGGTCACCACCGCGGGGGTGTGCGATGCGCTGGCCGGCCACACCGTCATCTACTTGGAGATCGGGGCTCGAGAAGGCGTGCGGCGCACCGGCGGCACCTCCGCCCGGCCCCTGCTGGCCGGCGGAAATCGCGCCGAGAAATACCGCGCCCTGATGGCGCAACGAACTCCGCTGTACCGGCGCGTCGCGACGCTCCGGGTCGACACCAACCGCCGCAATCCCGGGGCGGTGGTGCGCTACATCATGTCCCGGCTGCCGCAGAACACCGGGGCCATCACATGA
- a CDS encoding acyl-CoA dehydrogenase, protein MPGVDHVLADIAGDYRLRLADGLTEPPLRGLKLVREQRLGAVRLAREHGGAGYTVPEFFDHLIALAAADPDLAHILRVHHALVEELQIRPKRPGSERWIAIVAEGGLIGGANSEQSQTSIGGNNRDTRLVATEHGLRLRGRKFYSTGAQFSDHLRITAQGDDGAPTAVVIPVDRAGVEHVDDWDGIGQRQTGSGTTVFDDVEVAADEVFPLGANIGLDRARGALMQLYLHAIAAGILRALTADAAALVRGRRRTYTFASVDQPTADPQLLQIVGEIDAVAYTAQALVRSAAAELAPALDAARDTGIDPELEKRASISAARVKVAIQEPALRAASRVFDAGGASAIQASALLDRHWRNLRTLFSHNPTVYKARVLGDVAVNGAELPDTSFF, encoded by the coding sequence ATGCCTGGGGTCGATCATGTGCTCGCCGACATCGCCGGGGACTACCGCCTGCGCTTGGCCGACGGCTTGACCGAGCCGCCGCTGCGCGGGCTCAAACTCGTCCGGGAGCAGCGGCTGGGCGCCGTGCGGCTGGCCCGCGAACACGGTGGCGCGGGCTATACGGTGCCGGAGTTCTTCGACCACCTCATCGCGCTGGCCGCGGCCGACCCCGATCTGGCGCACATCCTGCGGGTGCACCACGCGCTGGTCGAGGAGCTGCAGATCAGGCCGAAGCGCCCGGGCAGCGAGCGCTGGATCGCGATCGTCGCCGAGGGCGGGCTGATCGGTGGGGCCAACTCCGAGCAGAGCCAGACGTCGATCGGAGGCAACAACCGCGACACCCGGCTGGTGGCCACCGAGCACGGCTTGCGGCTGCGTGGCCGGAAGTTCTACAGCACCGGCGCGCAGTTCTCCGACCATCTGCGGATCACCGCGCAGGGCGACGACGGCGCCCCGACCGCGGTGGTGATTCCGGTCGACCGGGCCGGCGTCGAGCACGTCGACGACTGGGACGGCATCGGTCAGCGCCAAACGGGCAGCGGCACAACGGTATTCGACGACGTGGAGGTCGCGGCCGACGAGGTGTTCCCGCTGGGCGCCAACATCGGTCTGGACCGCGCCCGGGGCGCGCTGATGCAGCTGTATCTGCACGCGATCGCCGCCGGGATCCTGCGCGCGCTGACGGCCGACGCCGCGGCGCTGGTGCGTGGGCGGCGGCGCACCTACACCTTCGCCAGCGTCGACCAACCGACCGCCGACCCGCAGCTGCTGCAGATCGTCGGCGAGATCGACGCGGTGGCCTACACCGCGCAGGCGCTGGTGCGCAGCGCGGCGGCCGAACTCGCGCCCGCGCTCGACGCGGCGCGCGACACCGGGATCGACCCCGAATTGGAGAAGCGGGCGTCGATCTCGGCCGCCCGCGTCAAGGTCGCGATCCAGGAGCCCGCGCTGCGGGCGGCATCGCGCGTCTTCGACGCGGGTGGTGCCTCCGCGATACAGGCATCGGCGCTGTTGGACCGGCACTGGCGCAACCTGCGGACGCTGTTCTCGCACAACCCGACGGTCTACAAGGCGCGGGTGCTCGGCGACGTCGCCGTCAACGGCGCGGAACTGCCGGATACCAGCTTCTTCTGA
- a CDS encoding shikimate dehydrogenase yields MSSTARPANPAPSRKAAVLGSPIAHSKSPQLHLAAYRALGLDGWTYERIECGAEELPGVVGGFGPEWVGVSVTAPGKFAALRFADERTERAEQVGSANTLVRTPRGWRADNTDIDGVSGAIGSASGWALVCGSGGTAPAAVVGLAQLGVGGITVVARNPEKAARLVDLGARAGVPTRFCELDGDGLAAEVAAAQVLVSTIPAEVAARYAGTFATIPVLLDAVYDPWPTPLAAAVADVGGRVINGVQMLLHQAFAQVEQFTGLPAPREAMTGALAALD; encoded by the coding sequence GTGTCCTCGACAGCACGCCCCGCTAACCCGGCGCCTTCCCGCAAGGCGGCCGTCCTCGGGTCGCCGATCGCGCATTCGAAATCGCCGCAACTGCACCTCGCGGCCTATCGCGCGCTGGGCCTGGACGGCTGGACCTACGAGCGCATCGAGTGCGGCGCCGAGGAACTGCCGGGTGTCGTCGGCGGGTTCGGGCCGGAATGGGTCGGTGTGTCGGTGACGGCGCCGGGCAAGTTCGCCGCGCTGCGGTTCGCCGACGAGCGCACCGAGCGCGCCGAGCAGGTGGGATCGGCCAACACGCTGGTGCGCACGCCCCGCGGCTGGCGGGCGGACAACACCGACATCGACGGCGTCAGCGGGGCGATCGGATCGGCCTCTGGATGGGCGCTGGTCTGTGGATCGGGCGGCACCGCGCCGGCGGCCGTCGTGGGCCTGGCCCAGCTTGGAGTCGGCGGCATCACCGTCGTGGCGCGCAACCCGGAGAAGGCGGCCCGGCTGGTGGATCTGGGGGCGCGGGCCGGCGTGCCGACGCGGTTCTGCGAGCTGGACGGGGACGGCCTGGCCGCTGAGGTGGCGGCGGCGCAGGTCCTGGTCAGCACGATCCCGGCCGAGGTGGCCGCGCGGTATGCCGGCACCTTCGCGACGATTCCGGTGCTGCTGGACGCCGTCTACGACCCGTGGCCCACCCCGCTGGCCGCCGCGGTGGCCGACGTGGGCGGGCGCGTGATCAACGGCGTGCAGATGTTGCTGCACCAGGCCTTCGCGCAGGTGGAGCAGTTCACCGGGCTGCCCGCCCCGCGCGAAGCGATGACTGGCGCTCTGGCCGCCCTGGACTAG
- the efp gene encoding elongation factor P, whose product MASTADFKNGLVLVIDGQLWQITEFQHVKPGKGPAFVRTKLKNVLSGKVVDKTYNAGVKVDTATVDRRDATYLYRDGSDFVFMDSQDYEQHPLPESLVGDAARFLLEGLPVQVAFHNGAPLYLELPVSVELVVTHTEPGLQGDRSSAGTKPATVETGAELQVPLFINTGDKLKVDSRDGSYLGRVNA is encoded by the coding sequence GTGGCATCGACTGCCGACTTCAAGAACGGACTTGTGCTGGTGATCGACGGCCAGCTGTGGCAGATCACCGAGTTTCAGCACGTCAAACCGGGCAAAGGCCCGGCCTTCGTACGTACCAAGCTGAAGAACGTGCTCTCGGGCAAGGTCGTCGACAAGACCTACAACGCCGGCGTGAAGGTGGACACCGCCACCGTCGACCGCCGCGACGCCACCTACCTGTACCGCGACGGCTCGGACTTCGTGTTCATGGACAGCCAGGACTACGAACAGCATCCGCTGCCGGAATCGCTGGTCGGCGACGCCGCCCGGTTCCTGCTGGAGGGCCTGCCGGTGCAGGTGGCCTTCCACAACGGTGCACCCCTGTACCTCGAGCTGCCGGTGTCGGTCGAACTCGTGGTCACCCACACCGAACCGGGCCTGCAGGGCGACCGGTCCAGCGCCGGCACCAAGCCGGCGACCGTGGAGACCGGTGCGGAACTTCAGGTGCCGTTGTTCATCAACACCGGGGACAAGCTGAAGGTGGATTCGCGCGACGGCAGCTACCTGGGTCGGGTCAACGCCTGA
- the aroC gene encoding chorismate synthase, translating into MLRWITAGESHGRALVAVVDGMVAGVEVTSTEIADQLARRRLGYGRGARMQFERDAVTVLAGVRHGLTLGGPIAIEIGNTEWPKWETVMATDPVDPAELADIARNAPLTRPRPGHADYAGMLKYGFDDARPVLERASARETAARVAAGTVARSFLRQALGVEVLSHVIAIGPSEPYDGPPPGSDDLTAIDASPVRAFDKAAEQAMIAEIEAAKKDGDTLGGVVEVVALGLPVGLGSFTSGDNRLDSQLAAAVMGIQAIKGVEIGDGFQTARRRGSQAHDEMYPGPDGVIRSTNRAGGLEGGMTNGQVLRVRAAMKPISTVPRALATVDMATGDEAVAIHQRSDVCAVPAAGVVVETMVALVLARAALDKFGGDSLAETRRNIEAYQRAVAEHEAPAARAKASG; encoded by the coding sequence GTGTTGCGTTGGATCACCGCCGGGGAGTCCCATGGCCGCGCGTTGGTAGCCGTGGTCGACGGCATGGTCGCGGGTGTGGAGGTCACCTCCACCGAAATCGCCGACCAGTTGGCCCGTCGCCGGCTCGGTTACGGCCGCGGCGCCCGCATGCAGTTCGAGCGGGACGCGGTCACCGTGCTGGCCGGGGTGCGCCACGGCCTAACCCTGGGCGGGCCGATCGCCATCGAGATCGGGAACACCGAGTGGCCGAAATGGGAAACCGTGATGGCCACCGACCCGGTCGACCCCGCCGAGCTGGCCGACATCGCACGCAACGCGCCGCTCACCCGGCCCCGGCCCGGACACGCCGACTACGCCGGCATGCTCAAATACGGTTTCGACGACGCCCGGCCGGTGCTGGAGCGCGCCAGCGCGCGAGAGACCGCCGCCCGCGTCGCGGCGGGCACGGTCGCCCGGTCGTTTCTGCGCCAGGCACTCGGCGTCGAGGTGCTCTCGCACGTCATCGCGATCGGTCCGTCGGAGCCCTACGACGGACCGCCGCCCGGATCCGACGACCTGACCGCGATCGACGCCAGCCCGGTGCGCGCCTTCGACAAGGCCGCCGAGCAGGCGATGATCGCCGAGATCGAGGCCGCCAAGAAAGACGGCGACACCCTGGGCGGTGTGGTGGAAGTCGTGGCACTCGGCCTGCCGGTCGGGCTGGGGTCGTTCACCAGCGGCGACAACCGCCTGGACAGCCAGCTGGCGGCCGCCGTGATGGGCATCCAGGCGATCAAGGGCGTGGAGATCGGCGACGGCTTCCAGACCGCGCGCCGCCGCGGCAGCCAGGCCCACGACGAGATGTACCCGGGGCCCGACGGCGTGATCCGCTCGACCAACCGGGCCGGCGGCCTGGAAGGCGGCATGACCAACGGCCAGGTGCTGCGGGTGCGGGCGGCGATGAAGCCGATCTCGACCGTGCCGCGCGCACTGGCCACCGTCGACATGGCCACCGGCGACGAGGCCGTCGCCATCCACCAGCGCTCCGACGTGTGCGCGGTACCGGCCGCCGGCGTCGTCGTCGAGACCATGGTGGCGCTGGTGCTGGCCCGGGCCGCGCTGGACAAGTTCGGTGGCGATTCGCTGGCCGAAACCCGGCGCAACATCGAGGCTTACCAGCGCGCGGTCGCCGAGCACGAAGCGCCGGCCGCACGCGCCAAGGCGTCCGGGTAG
- a CDS encoding M24 family metallopeptidase, producing MTHSQRRDNLKSQIGASGLDAMLVTDLINVRYLSGFSGSNGALLVFSDDREAILATDGRYRTQAAAQAPDLEVAIERAVGRYLAGRAGDAGVSRLGFESNVVTVDGFDVLTSEVGEHGGKTELVRAAGTVEALREIKDAGEVALLRLACEAADAALKELVARGGLRPGRTEREVSRELEGLMLDHGADAISFETIVAAGPNSAIPHHRPTDAVLADGDFVKIDFGALVAGYHSDMTRTFVLGKAADWQLEIYQLVAESQRAGREALRPGADLREVDGAARQVIADAGYGEQFSHGLGHGVGLQIHEAPGIGATSSGTLLAGSVVTVEPGVYLPGRGGVRIEDTLVVAGDASETRGQTAELLTRFPKELAILT from the coding sequence GTGACACATTCCCAGCGTCGAGACAATCTAAAAAGCCAGATCGGTGCCAGCGGCCTGGACGCGATGCTGGTCACGGACCTGATTAACGTGCGCTATCTGTCAGGTTTCTCCGGGTCCAACGGCGCGTTGCTGGTCTTTTCCGACGATCGCGAAGCCATTTTGGCTACCGACGGCCGTTACCGCACCCAGGCCGCCGCGCAGGCGCCCGATCTGGAAGTAGCCATCGAGCGGGCCGTCGGGCGCTACCTGGCGGGGCGGGCGGGCGACGCGGGCGTGTCCAGGCTGGGCTTCGAAAGCAATGTGGTCACGGTGGACGGCTTCGACGTACTGACGAGCGAGGTGGGCGAGCACGGCGGTAAGACCGAGCTGGTGCGGGCCGCCGGAACGGTCGAAGCGCTGCGCGAGATCAAGGACGCCGGTGAGGTGGCACTGCTGCGACTGGCCTGCGAGGCCGCCGACGCCGCACTGAAAGAGCTGGTGGCGCGGGGCGGTTTGCGGCCCGGCCGCACCGAGCGCGAGGTGAGCCGCGAGCTTGAGGGGTTGATGCTCGATCACGGCGCCGACGCGATTTCGTTCGAGACGATCGTGGCCGCCGGACCGAATTCGGCGATCCCGCACCATCGGCCGACCGATGCGGTTCTCGCCGACGGTGACTTCGTCAAGATCGACTTCGGTGCGCTGGTCGCCGGCTATCACTCGGACATGACCCGCACGTTCGTGCTGGGCAAGGCCGCGGACTGGCAGCTGGAGATCTACCAGCTGGTTGCCGAGTCGCAGCGGGCCGGCCGCGAGGCGCTGCGGCCCGGCGCCGACCTGCGTGAAGTGGACGGCGCCGCACGCCAGGTGATCGCCGACGCGGGTTACGGCGAGCAATTCAGCCACGGTTTGGGACATGGGGTGGGCCTGCAGATCCACGAAGCACCGGGAATCGGTGCCACCTCGTCCGGGACGTTGCTCGCGGGTTCGGTCGTGACGGTGGAGCCCGGCGTCTACTTGCCCGGCCGCGGCGGTGTCCGCATCGAGGACACCTTGGTCGTCGCCGGCGATGCGTCGGAAACCAGGGGTCAGACCGCGGAGCTACTGACTAGGTTCCCTAAGGAGCTGGCCATCCTGACGTAG